A genome region from Triticum aestivum cultivar Chinese Spring chromosome 2B, IWGSC CS RefSeq v2.1, whole genome shotgun sequence includes the following:
- the LOC123044665 gene encoding uncharacterized protein: MPCAAELVNGEGGAIKVGTTGTIGSLMTRELEAIKVTPQGAATPRLRRQSSPVSVPCGASPRKIIPRKSSSSVSSSSNGRADRVSAEEACKTRRSSQRNKSSSPMLHSDGVLVDRSPNFEKAKKKGNVHGVEVVDVRCGNPMSSRLRKLGFSKLSETFA, encoded by the coding sequence ATGCCGTGCGCCGCCGAGCTTGTCAACGGTGAGGGGGGCGCCATCAAAGTGGGCACAACCGGCACCATCGGCTCGCTCATGACGAGAGAACTGGAGGCCATCAAAGTCACGCCGCAAGGAGCTGCCACCCCGCGCCTGAGACGCCAAAGCAGTCCGGTTTCGGTGCCCTGCGGCGCTAGCCCCCGGAAGATCATCCCAAGGAAGAGCTCGTCCAGTGTCTCCAGCAGCAGCAATGGCAGAGCTGACCGTGTGAGCGCTGAAGAAGCCTGCAAGACAAGGAGGAGCTCTCAGCGGAACAAGTCCAGCTCCCCAATGCTGCACTCGGACGGTGTGCTGGTTGACAGGAGCCCCAACTtcgagaaggccaagaagaaaggaAATGTGCATGGCGTCGAGGTGGTGGATGTCAGGTGCGGTAATCCGATGAGCAGCCGCCTCAGGAAGCTGGGTTTCTCCAAGCTGTCGGAGACCTTTGCCTAG